The stretch of DNA GGCTTGTTGACTAAGGACCGAAGATTACCCGGCCAACTCGGCCACCCGACCGCAACGACGAAGTTATGTTTTCGTCGAAGCGGTGCGAGTCCGTCCGGTGTATTCGCACCAGAGTGCTAACACTTGTGCTTTAAGCATTGCAAGAAAACTTATCGCCTAGCGCGAGAGAATCGTCCTTGGCTGATCGCGCGGCCTAGCGATGCAAACACTGTGTCGACTTGTTGGTGTCGATGGTGACTTCGTTTTCCGAACGAATGGCTCTCGGTTTCATTTTCCGTAAGGAATGAGTCAAACTCATCGAATGAAATGCCGCCATCGGAATTTACGTCTGCGGCAGAGACCTTTGTCCAAAACCGTTCGCTCACTTCCGATTCGACTAGCAGACCATCGGCGTCGGTGTCTTTCGTATCGAAGGATTCTTGTCGAGCGCTCGTGATGGATGTTTCAAGTTCCGCGAGTGTGACAAGACCATCGCTATCCACGTCGACTTCAAGATCGGTAAGCTTATTCCAAAGTCGTTCAGTTACCTCGTCTTCGGAAATGGATCCGCTGCTATCGGTATCAAAGCGTGTCAGGAATGCCTCGGCGTTGCCACCGAACAAACCTGCATGAAGTACGTTCGAGCCATGATGCCGACCACCGTCTTGGCAGTGCTCGTCTTCCGTAGTGTCGGTTTCGTCAGTGTCGGTTTCCTCATCCTCGGTTAGACCACCGTCATCGATTGGGTCAGTGGTCTCATCGTTTTCTTCGCCGGTGTCGTCGTCAGCATCCTCGTCGACACTATCATCCACTTCGTCGATTTCTTCGTCGATTTCACCATCGTTCTCGACATCGGTTTCCACGACAGGCGTTTCGGTGTCGTCTGCCTCATCCACCATGTCTACCGAATCCTCGGCATCACTGCCTTCGTCACCGTCTGCCAGCACGACATCGTCTTCGTCAATCGCGTCCGTCACTTCGGTGGTTTGGTCGGTCATTTCATCCGTTGTGTCGGGAGTCTCGACCGGGTCCACCGAGTCGTCGATTAACATGTCGGCGTCTTCGGTTGCGTCAAGTTCATCAACGGGATCATCGACGTCGGAAACCACTTCCGTGTCGACTTCAACGATCTCCATTTCATCAACTGAATCCGTGGCATCGGTTTCTGAGTCATCCGGAACCGTGATGGATGCCAATGTTTCGCTGCTGCTGTTGCTCATCGCGTTGATAACGGTCAAGGCATCCAGCGCGGTGATGGATCCGTCTCCGTTAACGTCACACAACCCAGTAGATTCGGATTCGCTAGCGTTATCTGTAGACGACGATCGCCCCAACTCGTTCACGATCATCAACGCATCGATGGCTGATGTGTTGTCGTCTCCATTGACATCGGTAGGGTTGGTGTAGTTGTAATCCAGCAGTTCGGCGTCTAAGCGGCCACCATAGCGATGCCAGCGTCCACCACGTCGCCAGCGGTTGCGAGGGAACGGATTGTCGTCCGTATCGCCGGGATCGGTGTCATCGTCGACTTCATCTGCATGGTCGGAATCATCGTCGGTATCGGTCGGTGTTTCGCCGACCGGTTCGTCCTCGCCGATTGGTTCATCCTCGACAGCGGGGTCGTCTTCAACGACGGGGTCTTCGACTTCCGATGCAGGTTCGATGTCGGCAGCGGCGTAGACGGATTGAATAGCCTCGACATCGACATCGCTGAGGCTGCTGAATGATTGGCCGGGCGAAACGAACGGAGCTAGTACGCTACCGATCGTGTCCGTGTGATCGAGGCCGAGTGAGTGACCGATTTCGTGAACGGCAACCCAAACGAGGTCAAAGGCACGGTTGCCCAAGGCATTTCCGACTTCCCATGACTCGGAAATATCGAATTGGATGTCCCCAGCGATGCGTGCCGGATTCACGTCGTCCGGGAAGTAGGCTTGCGCAAGCGTTCTCGCCGTACCGTCGATATTGACGAATGAAATGTCAATGGAATCACTCAGACCAGTTTGATTGGTCGGCGTGAAGGTGATATCAGCGGCGCTAGACCAAGCCGAAAATGCCGTTTCGATCGCAGCGTTCGTTTCGGCTTGCGTCAGTGAATCGGGCGAACCGGTGATTGAGTAGGTCAATTCGGCACTGCCCAGACCGGGCCCATCCCAACCAAAGCTGGCGGCAAGCACACGTCGAGTTTCGAGGGACTGGAGAAAAAGGCGACGTTTCTTGATTTGTCGTTGCTTCATTACGTTCTCGCGGGGGCGTTCGTGGCAGCGAATCCTCTCGTGCCACTGGGATTAGATTGGTATGGTCTTTGACGTTGAGTGCACCCAACGTCACGATCAAAACGAGTCAGTCGAGCGATTCAGTAGTGAGTTTGCTCGTAGAGTTAAGAGAGACCAATGTCGATTGCGACCCGGTGGACGCGATCATTGATTGACCTTCATTTTCGTAACGCTTGGAATCGCGTTTGGCGCGCAAGGCTGCGATCCGCGATTCTCGCTTGGCTCGCTTTTCCTCAGCATTGGCCAAACGTAGCGCCTGCAAGTCTTGTTGTTGCTGGTACTGTTCTTCGGCGGACTGTTGCAATTGTCGCTGACGTGCAGCGTAAAGCTGTTGCTGTTGTGCCCTGTACTGGCTTTGCATGACCAACGCCTGTTGTTGCTGATAGGCAAGTTGCCGTTGGTAGGCTAGTGAAGCCAGAGTGCTGCTGGGGGATGCTAGCGTTGTCCCCGTTTGACCAGGACTGCCGCCTCCCCGGCCTCCCCCTGAACATTGGGCAAAAGCGTCGCCCGATAGCAAGACAAATGCGGACATCGTTGTCGCGAGAACTAAACCATTCCTGAAGTGAGTCAACATGGACCATCTCCCAGTAAGAGCAGAAAAGACAGGACGTTGCGATGGTTCGCTTCGCCCCAGACTTTAAAGGGAGATTTTCAGAGGAGATTGTCACTGGCAATCAGACGATTGTGGAAAATCGTTACCAGCGGGGTTTAACGCTTCCAACGCCAAATGGCATAGAGCCAAATGACACTGAGTCGTCAAATGACGTCGAGCGAGTTTAGACTCGTGAAAGCCAGAGAGACTCGTAAGCCTCAAGTTGCACAGGTTGTTCAGTCGAGTACTGTTTGTCGCTCAGCGTATTTTCGAAGAACCTGGCTAGTCCCGCCGTTCGCAGCAGGTTGCCGTCGATTTGCTGCGGATGCTCAGAGAAATTGGCAACGACCAAAATGCGACTGCCCGCATGGATCCGAGCGAAGCAAAGCAGATGAGGGTTTCCCGTAGCGTAAAGCTGAATGTCCTGACCCGCGAACGCAGCAAGGTGCTTGCGTTTCTCGATCATCCGCTGGAGAGCTCGGAAGATTTGACGCCGAATCGAACGGTCCGCCAAAGCGTCATCCGCATCGAGCGTTTCTTTAAGGTCGTCGAGAAATTCCCAACGCATTTTAGGGCGATGCACCCATCGTGTGTCGCCCGCTTTGGCCGGGTCTTGAACGAATTCATAGTCGTTAAGCATGCCCCATTCTTCGCCCAGGTAAAGCAACGGGATCCCACCGATCGACAGGGTGACGCTTTGCAATAGCAGCATGCGCCGAACGGAAAGTTCGATCTCTCGGTTGTCTTGCAGTTCGATTGCTCGTTCCAGGCCTGCCAAAGAAGCAAGCGTTCCGGCAATCCGCATGTCGCCGGTTTCGTGGTTCTCTTGAAACGGAATGCCTCTCGCAAATGATCCTTCGAATTGGCCGGTATAGAACCGATTAAGGAACTGTCGATGCTCGTAGGCATTGATACCGATGTGGGCTGCGTCTGCGTCATCGAAGGTCCATCCGATATCGTCATGGCAACGCAAGTAGTTGACCCACGCCGTTTGCGGCGGAAGTTTGTGATAGCGAGACAACGACTGATAGAGCAGCGAAGTCTTGCGAGTTGCCAACGATTCCCACAACAACGCCATCAGCGTAGGGTTGTACGAAATCTGGCACTCCTCGGGCGACACGTATTTCAACACGTCCTCGGGATGGACGATGGCCTCGGACTTGAAGATTAAACCGGGAGTCGCGATTCGGGCTAGTCGATTGAAGGCCTGGATCAGTTGATGGGCTTCCGGCAAGTTCTCGCAGCTCGTCCCCA from Rubripirellula amarantea encodes:
- a CDS encoding matrixin family metalloprotease, with translation MKQRQIKKRRLFLQSLETRRVLAASFGWDGPGLGSAELTYSITGSPDSLTQAETNAAIETAFSAWSSAADITFTPTNQTGLSDSIDISFVNIDGTARTLAQAYFPDDVNPARIAGDIQFDISESWEVGNALGNRAFDLVWVAVHEIGHSLGLDHTDTIGSVLAPFVSPGQSFSSLSDVDVEAIQSVYAAADIEPASEVEDPVVEDDPAVEDEPIGEDEPVGETPTDTDDDSDHADEVDDDTDPGDTDDNPFPRNRWRRGGRWHRYGGRLDAELLDYNYTNPTDVNGDDNTSAIDALMIVNELGRSSSTDNASESESTGLCDVNGDGSITALDALTVINAMSNSSSETLASITVPDDSETDATDSVDEMEIVEVDTEVVSDVDDPVDELDATEDADMLIDDSVDPVETPDTTDEMTDQTTEVTDAIDEDDVVLADGDEGSDAEDSVDMVDEADDTETPVVETDVENDGEIDEEIDEVDDSVDEDADDDTGEENDETTDPIDDGGLTEDEETDTDETDTTEDEHCQDGGRHHGSNVLHAGLFGGNAEAFLTRFDTDSSGSISEDEVTERLWNKLTDLEVDVDSDGLVTLAELETSITSARQESFDTKDTDADGLLVESEVSERFWTKVSAADVNSDGGISFDEFDSFLTENETESHSFGKRSHHRHQQVDTVFASLGRAISQGRFSRARR
- a CDS encoding amylosucrase; this translates as MTRLTPNETPFDLADGGRTFVSRDAYEADLTLRRLMPHVTECLDALEVDESAQTAFTKRLNEFWPELFALLRGLYGGRYDFYFHLEQILLTAAKASAERPSHLIESDRRRSHDPEWFHSEKIVGGALYVDLFSGNLNKLTDSISYFKELGLTYLHLMPLFAVRPGDSDGGYAISDYRSVDPRLGTIEDLTELAARLHEEGILLVLDFVFNHTSDDHRWAQLAQAGNIEYQDFYYIYPDRTIPDKYQATLREIFPTVRRGSFTWHDASEAWVWTTFNSFQWDLNYSNPAVFRAMAEEMFFIANTGVDILRLDAVAFIWKQMGTSCENLPEAHQLIQAFNRLARIATPGLIFKSEAIVHPEDVLKYVSPEECQISYNPTLMALLWESLATRKTSLLYQSLSRYHKLPPQTAWVNYLRCHDDIGWTFDDADAAHIGINAYEHRQFLNRFYTGQFEGSFARGIPFQENHETGDMRIAGTLASLAGLERAIELQDNREIELSVRRMLLLQSVTLSIGGIPLLYLGEEWGMLNDYEFVQDPAKAGDTRWVHRPKMRWEFLDDLKETLDADDALADRSIRRQIFRALQRMIEKRKHLAAFAGQDIQLYATGNPHLLCFARIHAGSRILVVANFSEHPQQIDGNLLRTAGLARFFENTLSDKQYSTEQPVQLEAYESLWLSRV